The genomic window CGGCCCAGCGCGCAGCGGGGCAGTAGGCCTCCCGGGGAGAACGAATGCTTCTCTATCTCATGCGCCACGGCATTGCCGTAGACCGCAACGACCCCAAATGCCCGCCCGAGGCAAAGCGCCCACTGACCGAGAAAGGCGTGAAGCGAACCGCCGCCGCCGTCGCGGGGCTCGCCCGCATGATCACGGCGCCCGACGTCATCGTGTCCAGCCCTTATCGGCGCGCGGGAGAAACCGCGGAGCTGGTCGCCGACGCATTCGAGCTCTCTCACAAAGACATCGTGTACACCAAAGCCCTCCTGCCGGAGGCCAATCCCTCGGAACTCTTCGCCTTCCTCGAGAAATACAACGGCCGGTCCGTCATGTGCACGGGCCATGCACCCAACCTCGACCTGGTGCTCGCCTCCGCCATCGGCGCCAAGCGCATGTCGGTGACCGGCATGAAAAAGGCGGCCGTGGCCTGCCTGAATTTCTCGGCCCTTCGCGCGGGGCTCGCCGATCTGCTCTGGCTGGCCGAGCCACGGCTGCTGCGCGCGCTCGCCGGCGAGGACTAGGCAAGGCTGCTGGACCCGTGCTCAGTGTGCGCCTAGGTTGCACACATGGTGATGAACCCCTTCCAGAACAACCGCGAAGACCCGACCGATCCGGTGGGGCTGCTCCTCGACTGTCACGCGAGAATCCGGCACTTCACCGGCGTGGCGCAGAAGATGATCGGCCCCCACGACGCAGATGACGAATCGGTGCGCCTGGCGGCCGAATCGGTGGCGCGCTACTTCGAAAAAGCTCTGCCGCTTCATGCCGAGGACGAGGACGACTCGCTGCTGCCGAGGCTGGAGAGCGCGGGAGTCGCGTGCGAGACCGAGCGCATGCACGCCGAACACGCGGAGATCCATTCTTTGATCGGCGAGCTGCTTCCCTCGTGGAAGAAGCTGATCGATGAGCCCGCATCGCTGCCGGAGCTTCGCGAGCAGCTCGCCGGGTCAACCCGGCGCCTCTCGGAGGTGTTCGAGAAACACCTTGCCTACGAGGAAGCCGAGCTCTTCCCCCATGTGGGTGGCGTGCTCGACGAAGCGCTGCGCCGCAAGATCTTCTCCGAAATGCGCGCGCGCCGCGCGCCCTGAAGCCTGTCGCAGCGAAAGGGCCTGCCGCGACGATTGTAACCTATATATGGCGTCCCAAAGGGAACTTGGGCGTTGACCGCGCCGGCTGCGTTGGCTTCAATCGCCTGCCATGGACCCGGTAACCCAGGGCGCCCTTGGCGCCGCGGCGGCGCAGGCCGTGCTCGGTGGCAGGAAAGAGATTCCCGCCGGGGCCCTGTGGCTGATGGGAGCGGCCGGCGGAATGGCAGCCGACCTCGATGTGCTCATTCGCAGCGCC from Chrysiogenia bacterium includes these protein-coding regions:
- a CDS encoding histidine phosphatase family protein, yielding MLLYLMRHGIAVDRNDPKCPPEAKRPLTEKGVKRTAAAVAGLARMITAPDVIVSSPYRRAGETAELVADAFELSHKDIVYTKALLPEANPSELFAFLEKYNGRSVMCTGHAPNLDLVLASAIGAKRMSVTGMKKAAVACLNFSALRAGLADLLWLAEPRLLRALAGED
- a CDS encoding hemerythrin domain-containing protein; amino-acid sequence: MVMNPFQNNREDPTDPVGLLLDCHARIRHFTGVAQKMIGPHDADDESVRLAAESVARYFEKALPLHAEDEDDSLLPRLESAGVACETERMHAEHAEIHSLIGELLPSWKKLIDEPASLPELREQLAGSTRRLSEVFEKHLAYEEAELFPHVGGVLDEALRRKIFSEMRARRAP